From Miscanthus floridulus cultivar M001 chromosome 15, ASM1932011v1, whole genome shotgun sequence, the proteins below share one genomic window:
- the LOC136507550 gene encoding uncharacterized protein isoform X3, with protein sequence MVTTRSGGRGGGKRGRGAKRPAASSSLLLSPTKRGKAEKASEASAPEAGAAPAAGTRSGPKPWAKLLSQCSQTPHVPIFGNQISVGNDKNSDIWLDDQTVSQELCILRRLEQGGSCELQVTGKNGEVAINKRKTGRDSKVPLIGGDEVVFGQCGKHAYIFQHPLRGNEVTAGSAGENNQRVVGSALENQSDCIRSSPSASLPPSGWQAFKDGLKQEILSPKDIEVTFDNFPYYLSESTKEILLSSAFIHMKKKSRKFLPKLSPLDQRILLSGPPGSEIYQERLIKALSKRFDARLLILDSLMLCGQTSSKFGESIKDVRRDVAPSSSGDDIVGTSNRHTFEEASELRPDSSGGGVDSIALGKLIEVISEESKSSSLIVLLKDVEKSFTECRESHASLSELPAGVLIIGSQIHAENLKDQSHPGVPGLPRDIQALLDIIMETFPSNFPTKPMDSLKDRSKCPTKSMEHLNNLFPNKICIKLPQNEAQLSDFKKQLDCDTETLRAKANILNIRKFLISRGIECNEIECNDLQELPIKDQLLTNENLEKIVGYAISYHLHDSEPPNDGKWVLPIERLKHGFSMLQIAQSGAKRSKNALMDVVTENEFEKNLLSNIISPNDTGVTFANIGALDNLKDTLRELIMLPLQRSELYSKGQLTKPVKGILLFGPPGTGKTLLAKAVATEAGANFINVSMSSITSKVDSLLGIRGGPREHEATRKMKNEFMIQWDGLHTKEQERVIVLGATNRPFDLDDAVIRRFPRRLMVSLPDKSNREKILKVILSKETLEPDVDLESIAKMADGYSGSDLKNLCVTAAHRPIREIIEKEKKEKSLAIAEGRPEPPLYGKKDIRPLGMDDLKFALGQVCASVPSDSETMAQISEWNDEFGSGSGSRKKKTLPTQQSTYFM encoded by the exons ATGGTGACGACTCGCAGCGGAGGGAGAGGTGGAGGGAAGCGCGGCCGCGGCGCGAAGCGCCCGGCGGCATCGTCCTCCCTGCTGCTCTCGCCGACCAAGCGCGGCAAG GCGGAGAAGGCGTCGGAGGCCTCCGCGCCCGAAGCtggggcggcgccggcggcggggacGCGCTCGGGCCCCAAACCGTGGGCGAAGCTGCTTTCGCAGTGCTCGCAG ACCCCCCATGTTCCTATCTTTGGCAACCAAATTTCTGTTGGTAACGATAAAAACAGTGACATATGGTTGGATGACCAAACTGTTAGTCAAGAACTATGCATATTGCGGCGTCTTGAG caAGGAGGTTCATGTGAGTTACAGGTCACGGGAAAAAATGGTGAGGTTGcaataaataaaagaaaaactggAAGAGACTCCAAAGTTCCCCTCATAGGAGGGGATGAAGTTGTTTTCGGTCAATGTGGCAAGCATGCCTAT ATTTTTCAGCATCCTCTAAGGGGTAATGAAGTTACTGCTGGATCGGCTGGAGAGAATAACCAGAGGGTAGTCGGATCTG CTCTTGAAAATCAGAGCGATTGCATCAGGTCTAGTCCATCAGCTTCTTTGCCTCCGAGCGGATGGCAAGCTTTTAAGGATGGACTGAAACAAGAGATTCTGAGCCCAAAGGATATTGAAGTAACCTTTGATAATTTCCCATATTATCTCAG TGAGAGCACAAAGGAGATACTCTTATCATCTGCATTCATACACATGAAAAAGAAGTCTAGGAAATTCTTACCAAAACTTTCACCTTTAGACCAGCGAATTCTGTTATCTGGCCCACCAG GGTCTGAAATTTACCAGGAAAGATTGATAAAGGCACTTTCAAAGCGTTTTGATGCTAGACTTCTGATACTTGATTCTCTTATGCTGTGTGGT CAGACGTCTTCTAAGTTTGGAGAGTCCATAAAGGATGTCCGGAGGGATGTTGCACCTTCTAGTTCAGGAGATGATATTGTGGGGACATCCAACAGACACACTTTCGAAGAAG CTTCGGAACTTCGGCCAGACTCTTCTGGTGGAGGAGTTGATAGCATTGCTTTAGGAAAGTTAATTGAG GTCATTTCAGAAGAAAGCAAAAGCAGTAGTTTGATTGTGTTACTCAAGGATGTAGAGAAATCATTCACCGAATGTAGAGAATCGCATGCATCACTAAGTGAACTTCCTGCTGGTGTTCTGATAATTGGGTCTCAGATTCATGCAGAGAACCTCAAGGATCAG TCTCATCCTGGAGTTCCGGGGCTTCCTAGAGACATCCAGGCACTGCTTGATATTATTATG GAAACCTTCCCAAGCAACTTTCCTACCAAGCCAATGGATTCCTTGAAAGACAGAAGCAAATGTCCTACCAAGTCAATGGAGCATCTAAATAATCTTTTCCCTAATAAAATTTGCATTAAACTTCCCCAG AATGAAGCACAGCTATCTGATTTCAAGAAACAACTAGATTGTGATACTGAAACCCTTAGAGCTAAAGCCAATATTCTTAATATTCGTAAG TTTCTGATCAGCAGAGGAATTGAATGCAATGAAATTGAATGCAATGATCTTCAAGAATTACCTATCAAAGATCAATTACTAACTAATGAAA ATTTGGAAAAGATTGTTGGATATGCTATTAGTTATCACCTTCATGACAGTGAACCCCCAAATGATGGCAAATGGGTACTTCCAATCGAAAG GCTCAAGCATGGATTCAGTATGTTACAGATTGCACAGAGTGGAGCTAAGAGATCAAAGAATGCACTAATG GATGTGGTCACAGAGAATGAATTTGAGAAAAATCTTCTATCAAATATTATCTCACCAAATGACACTGGAGTTACCTTTGCGAACATTGGAGCCCTGGACAATTTGAAAGATACACTGAGGGAATTGATAATGCTCCCTCTGCAAAGATCTGAATTGTACAGCAAAGGGCAGCTAACGAAG CCTGTGAAGGGAATACTGCTCTTTGGACCTCCTGGAACAGGTAAAACATTGCTTGCAAAAGCAGTAGCAACTGAGGCAGGTGCAAACTTTATCAATGTATCAATGTCAAGCATTACCTCAAAG GTTGACAGTTTGCTAGGAATAAGGGGAGGACCAAGGGAGCATGAGGCAACGCGCAAGATGAAAAATGAATTTATGATACAGTGGGATGGTTTGCATACTAAAGAGCAAGAACGCGTAATCGTTCTTGGAGCCACAAATAGGCCATTTGACCTTGATGATGCTGTTATTCGAAGGTTTCCTCGCAG ATTAATGGTGAGCCTTCCTGACAAGTCAAATAGAGAAAAGATTTTGAAAGTAATACTATCCAAAGAAACATTAGAACCAGATGTGGATCTTGAATCAATTGCCAAAATGGCTGATGGATATTCAGGAAGTGACTTGAAG AATCTCTGTGTAACTGCGGCACATCGTCCCATTCGtgaaattattgagaaggaaaAGAAG GAGAAGAGTCTGGCAATAGCTGAAGGTAGACCTGAGCCTCCGTTGTATGGAAAGAAGGACATTCGCCCACTTGGAATGGATGACTTGAAATTTGCGCTTGGACAG GTGTGTGCTAGCGTTCCATCTGATTCAGAAACCATGGCCCAAATTTCTGAGTGGAATGATGAGTTTGGAAGCGGCAGCGGGTCGAGAAAGAAGAAGACTCTACCGACACAACAGTCCACATACTTCATGTAG
- the LOC136507550 gene encoding uncharacterized protein isoform X1, which yields MVTTRSGGRGGGKRGRGAKRPAASSSLLLSPTKRGKAEKASEASAPEAGAAPAAGTRSGPKPWAKLLSQCSQTPHVPIFGNQISVGNDKNSDIWLDDQTVSQELCILRRLEQGGSCELQVTGKNGEVAINKRKTGRDSKVPLIGGDEVVFGQCGKHAYIFQHPLRGNEVTAGSAGENNQRVVGSALENQSDCIRSSPSASLPPSGWQAFKDGLKQEILSPKDIEVTFDNFPYYLSESTKEILLSSAFIHMKKKSRKFLPKLSPLDQRILLSGPPGSEIYQERLIKALSKRFDARLLILDSLMLCGQTSSKFGESIKDVRRDVAPSSSGDDIVGTSNRHTFEEASELRPDSSGGGVDSIALGKLIEVISEESKSSSLIVLLKDVEKSFTECRESHASLSELPAGVLIIGSQIHAENLKDQSHPGVPGLPRDIQALLDIIMETFPSNFPTKPMDSLKDRSKCPTKSMEHLNNLFPNKICIKLPQNEAQLSDFKKQLDCDTETLRAKANILNIRKFLISRGIECNEIECNDLQELPIKDQLLTNENLEKIVGYAISYHLHDSEPPNDGKWVLPIERLKHGFSMLQIAQSGAKRSKNALMDVVTENEFEKNLLSNIISPNDTGVTFANIGALDNLKDTLRELIMLPLQRSELYSKGQLTKPVKGILLFGPPGTGKTLLAKAVATEAGANFINVSMSSITSKWVGDQEKYVKAIFSLASKLSPAVIFVDEVDSLLGIRGGPREHEATRKMKNEFMIQWDGLHTKEQERVIVLGATNRPFDLDDAVIRRFPRRLMVSLPDKSNREKILKVILSKETLEPDVDLESIAKMADGYSGSDLKNLCVTAAHRPIREIIEKEKKEKSLAIAEGRPEPPLYGKKDIRPLGMDDLKFALGQVCASVPSDSETMAQISEWNDEFGSGSGSRKKKTLPTQQSTYFM from the exons ATGGTGACGACTCGCAGCGGAGGGAGAGGTGGAGGGAAGCGCGGCCGCGGCGCGAAGCGCCCGGCGGCATCGTCCTCCCTGCTGCTCTCGCCGACCAAGCGCGGCAAG GCGGAGAAGGCGTCGGAGGCCTCCGCGCCCGAAGCtggggcggcgccggcggcggggacGCGCTCGGGCCCCAAACCGTGGGCGAAGCTGCTTTCGCAGTGCTCGCAG ACCCCCCATGTTCCTATCTTTGGCAACCAAATTTCTGTTGGTAACGATAAAAACAGTGACATATGGTTGGATGACCAAACTGTTAGTCAAGAACTATGCATATTGCGGCGTCTTGAG caAGGAGGTTCATGTGAGTTACAGGTCACGGGAAAAAATGGTGAGGTTGcaataaataaaagaaaaactggAAGAGACTCCAAAGTTCCCCTCATAGGAGGGGATGAAGTTGTTTTCGGTCAATGTGGCAAGCATGCCTAT ATTTTTCAGCATCCTCTAAGGGGTAATGAAGTTACTGCTGGATCGGCTGGAGAGAATAACCAGAGGGTAGTCGGATCTG CTCTTGAAAATCAGAGCGATTGCATCAGGTCTAGTCCATCAGCTTCTTTGCCTCCGAGCGGATGGCAAGCTTTTAAGGATGGACTGAAACAAGAGATTCTGAGCCCAAAGGATATTGAAGTAACCTTTGATAATTTCCCATATTATCTCAG TGAGAGCACAAAGGAGATACTCTTATCATCTGCATTCATACACATGAAAAAGAAGTCTAGGAAATTCTTACCAAAACTTTCACCTTTAGACCAGCGAATTCTGTTATCTGGCCCACCAG GGTCTGAAATTTACCAGGAAAGATTGATAAAGGCACTTTCAAAGCGTTTTGATGCTAGACTTCTGATACTTGATTCTCTTATGCTGTGTGGT CAGACGTCTTCTAAGTTTGGAGAGTCCATAAAGGATGTCCGGAGGGATGTTGCACCTTCTAGTTCAGGAGATGATATTGTGGGGACATCCAACAGACACACTTTCGAAGAAG CTTCGGAACTTCGGCCAGACTCTTCTGGTGGAGGAGTTGATAGCATTGCTTTAGGAAAGTTAATTGAG GTCATTTCAGAAGAAAGCAAAAGCAGTAGTTTGATTGTGTTACTCAAGGATGTAGAGAAATCATTCACCGAATGTAGAGAATCGCATGCATCACTAAGTGAACTTCCTGCTGGTGTTCTGATAATTGGGTCTCAGATTCATGCAGAGAACCTCAAGGATCAG TCTCATCCTGGAGTTCCGGGGCTTCCTAGAGACATCCAGGCACTGCTTGATATTATTATG GAAACCTTCCCAAGCAACTTTCCTACCAAGCCAATGGATTCCTTGAAAGACAGAAGCAAATGTCCTACCAAGTCAATGGAGCATCTAAATAATCTTTTCCCTAATAAAATTTGCATTAAACTTCCCCAG AATGAAGCACAGCTATCTGATTTCAAGAAACAACTAGATTGTGATACTGAAACCCTTAGAGCTAAAGCCAATATTCTTAATATTCGTAAG TTTCTGATCAGCAGAGGAATTGAATGCAATGAAATTGAATGCAATGATCTTCAAGAATTACCTATCAAAGATCAATTACTAACTAATGAAA ATTTGGAAAAGATTGTTGGATATGCTATTAGTTATCACCTTCATGACAGTGAACCCCCAAATGATGGCAAATGGGTACTTCCAATCGAAAG GCTCAAGCATGGATTCAGTATGTTACAGATTGCACAGAGTGGAGCTAAGAGATCAAAGAATGCACTAATG GATGTGGTCACAGAGAATGAATTTGAGAAAAATCTTCTATCAAATATTATCTCACCAAATGACACTGGAGTTACCTTTGCGAACATTGGAGCCCTGGACAATTTGAAAGATACACTGAGGGAATTGATAATGCTCCCTCTGCAAAGATCTGAATTGTACAGCAAAGGGCAGCTAACGAAG CCTGTGAAGGGAATACTGCTCTTTGGACCTCCTGGAACAGGTAAAACATTGCTTGCAAAAGCAGTAGCAACTGAGGCAGGTGCAAACTTTATCAATGTATCAATGTCAAGCATTACCTCAAAG tgGGTTGGAGATCAAGAGAAATACGTCAAGGCCATTTTTTCTCTAGCTAGTAAATTATCTCCTGCAGTAATATTTGTTGATGAG GTTGACAGTTTGCTAGGAATAAGGGGAGGACCAAGGGAGCATGAGGCAACGCGCAAGATGAAAAATGAATTTATGATACAGTGGGATGGTTTGCATACTAAAGAGCAAGAACGCGTAATCGTTCTTGGAGCCACAAATAGGCCATTTGACCTTGATGATGCTGTTATTCGAAGGTTTCCTCGCAG ATTAATGGTGAGCCTTCCTGACAAGTCAAATAGAGAAAAGATTTTGAAAGTAATACTATCCAAAGAAACATTAGAACCAGATGTGGATCTTGAATCAATTGCCAAAATGGCTGATGGATATTCAGGAAGTGACTTGAAG AATCTCTGTGTAACTGCGGCACATCGTCCCATTCGtgaaattattgagaaggaaaAGAAG GAGAAGAGTCTGGCAATAGCTGAAGGTAGACCTGAGCCTCCGTTGTATGGAAAGAAGGACATTCGCCCACTTGGAATGGATGACTTGAAATTTGCGCTTGGACAG GTGTGTGCTAGCGTTCCATCTGATTCAGAAACCATGGCCCAAATTTCTGAGTGGAATGATGAGTTTGGAAGCGGCAGCGGGTCGAGAAAGAAGAAGACTCTACCGACACAACAGTCCACATACTTCATGTAG
- the LOC136507550 gene encoding uncharacterized protein isoform X2 — MVTTRSGGRGGGKRGRGAKRPAASSSLLLSPTKRGKAEKASEASAPEAGAAPAAGTRSGPKPWAKLLSQCSQTPHVPIFGNQISVGNDKNSDIWLDDQTVSQELCILRRLEQGGSCELQVTGKNGEVAINKRKTGRDSKVPLIGGDEVVFGQCGKHAYIFQHPLRGNEVTAGSAGENNQRVVGSALENQSDCIRSSPSASLPPSGWQAFKDGLKQEILSPKDIEVTFDNFPYYLSESTKEILLSSAFIHMKKKSRKFLPKLSPLDQRILLSGPPGSEIYQERLIKALSKRFDARLLILDSLMLCGTSSKFGESIKDVRRDVAPSSSGDDIVGTSNRHTFEEASELRPDSSGGGVDSIALGKLIEVISEESKSSSLIVLLKDVEKSFTECRESHASLSELPAGVLIIGSQIHAENLKDQSHPGVPGLPRDIQALLDIIMETFPSNFPTKPMDSLKDRSKCPTKSMEHLNNLFPNKICIKLPQNEAQLSDFKKQLDCDTETLRAKANILNIRKFLISRGIECNEIECNDLQELPIKDQLLTNENLEKIVGYAISYHLHDSEPPNDGKWVLPIERLKHGFSMLQIAQSGAKRSKNALMDVVTENEFEKNLLSNIISPNDTGVTFANIGALDNLKDTLRELIMLPLQRSELYSKGQLTKPVKGILLFGPPGTGKTLLAKAVATEAGANFINVSMSSITSKWVGDQEKYVKAIFSLASKLSPAVIFVDEVDSLLGIRGGPREHEATRKMKNEFMIQWDGLHTKEQERVIVLGATNRPFDLDDAVIRRFPRRLMVSLPDKSNREKILKVILSKETLEPDVDLESIAKMADGYSGSDLKNLCVTAAHRPIREIIEKEKKEKSLAIAEGRPEPPLYGKKDIRPLGMDDLKFALGQVCASVPSDSETMAQISEWNDEFGSGSGSRKKKTLPTQQSTYFM; from the exons ATGGTGACGACTCGCAGCGGAGGGAGAGGTGGAGGGAAGCGCGGCCGCGGCGCGAAGCGCCCGGCGGCATCGTCCTCCCTGCTGCTCTCGCCGACCAAGCGCGGCAAG GCGGAGAAGGCGTCGGAGGCCTCCGCGCCCGAAGCtggggcggcgccggcggcggggacGCGCTCGGGCCCCAAACCGTGGGCGAAGCTGCTTTCGCAGTGCTCGCAG ACCCCCCATGTTCCTATCTTTGGCAACCAAATTTCTGTTGGTAACGATAAAAACAGTGACATATGGTTGGATGACCAAACTGTTAGTCAAGAACTATGCATATTGCGGCGTCTTGAG caAGGAGGTTCATGTGAGTTACAGGTCACGGGAAAAAATGGTGAGGTTGcaataaataaaagaaaaactggAAGAGACTCCAAAGTTCCCCTCATAGGAGGGGATGAAGTTGTTTTCGGTCAATGTGGCAAGCATGCCTAT ATTTTTCAGCATCCTCTAAGGGGTAATGAAGTTACTGCTGGATCGGCTGGAGAGAATAACCAGAGGGTAGTCGGATCTG CTCTTGAAAATCAGAGCGATTGCATCAGGTCTAGTCCATCAGCTTCTTTGCCTCCGAGCGGATGGCAAGCTTTTAAGGATGGACTGAAACAAGAGATTCTGAGCCCAAAGGATATTGAAGTAACCTTTGATAATTTCCCATATTATCTCAG TGAGAGCACAAAGGAGATACTCTTATCATCTGCATTCATACACATGAAAAAGAAGTCTAGGAAATTCTTACCAAAACTTTCACCTTTAGACCAGCGAATTCTGTTATCTGGCCCACCAG GGTCTGAAATTTACCAGGAAAGATTGATAAAGGCACTTTCAAAGCGTTTTGATGCTAGACTTCTGATACTTGATTCTCTTATGCTGTGTGGT ACGTCTTCTAAGTTTGGAGAGTCCATAAAGGATGTCCGGAGGGATGTTGCACCTTCTAGTTCAGGAGATGATATTGTGGGGACATCCAACAGACACACTTTCGAAGAAG CTTCGGAACTTCGGCCAGACTCTTCTGGTGGAGGAGTTGATAGCATTGCTTTAGGAAAGTTAATTGAG GTCATTTCAGAAGAAAGCAAAAGCAGTAGTTTGATTGTGTTACTCAAGGATGTAGAGAAATCATTCACCGAATGTAGAGAATCGCATGCATCACTAAGTGAACTTCCTGCTGGTGTTCTGATAATTGGGTCTCAGATTCATGCAGAGAACCTCAAGGATCAG TCTCATCCTGGAGTTCCGGGGCTTCCTAGAGACATCCAGGCACTGCTTGATATTATTATG GAAACCTTCCCAAGCAACTTTCCTACCAAGCCAATGGATTCCTTGAAAGACAGAAGCAAATGTCCTACCAAGTCAATGGAGCATCTAAATAATCTTTTCCCTAATAAAATTTGCATTAAACTTCCCCAG AATGAAGCACAGCTATCTGATTTCAAGAAACAACTAGATTGTGATACTGAAACCCTTAGAGCTAAAGCCAATATTCTTAATATTCGTAAG TTTCTGATCAGCAGAGGAATTGAATGCAATGAAATTGAATGCAATGATCTTCAAGAATTACCTATCAAAGATCAATTACTAACTAATGAAA ATTTGGAAAAGATTGTTGGATATGCTATTAGTTATCACCTTCATGACAGTGAACCCCCAAATGATGGCAAATGGGTACTTCCAATCGAAAG GCTCAAGCATGGATTCAGTATGTTACAGATTGCACAGAGTGGAGCTAAGAGATCAAAGAATGCACTAATG GATGTGGTCACAGAGAATGAATTTGAGAAAAATCTTCTATCAAATATTATCTCACCAAATGACACTGGAGTTACCTTTGCGAACATTGGAGCCCTGGACAATTTGAAAGATACACTGAGGGAATTGATAATGCTCCCTCTGCAAAGATCTGAATTGTACAGCAAAGGGCAGCTAACGAAG CCTGTGAAGGGAATACTGCTCTTTGGACCTCCTGGAACAGGTAAAACATTGCTTGCAAAAGCAGTAGCAACTGAGGCAGGTGCAAACTTTATCAATGTATCAATGTCAAGCATTACCTCAAAG tgGGTTGGAGATCAAGAGAAATACGTCAAGGCCATTTTTTCTCTAGCTAGTAAATTATCTCCTGCAGTAATATTTGTTGATGAG GTTGACAGTTTGCTAGGAATAAGGGGAGGACCAAGGGAGCATGAGGCAACGCGCAAGATGAAAAATGAATTTATGATACAGTGGGATGGTTTGCATACTAAAGAGCAAGAACGCGTAATCGTTCTTGGAGCCACAAATAGGCCATTTGACCTTGATGATGCTGTTATTCGAAGGTTTCCTCGCAG ATTAATGGTGAGCCTTCCTGACAAGTCAAATAGAGAAAAGATTTTGAAAGTAATACTATCCAAAGAAACATTAGAACCAGATGTGGATCTTGAATCAATTGCCAAAATGGCTGATGGATATTCAGGAAGTGACTTGAAG AATCTCTGTGTAACTGCGGCACATCGTCCCATTCGtgaaattattgagaaggaaaAGAAG GAGAAGAGTCTGGCAATAGCTGAAGGTAGACCTGAGCCTCCGTTGTATGGAAAGAAGGACATTCGCCCACTTGGAATGGATGACTTGAAATTTGCGCTTGGACAG GTGTGTGCTAGCGTTCCATCTGATTCAGAAACCATGGCCCAAATTTCTGAGTGGAATGATGAGTTTGGAAGCGGCAGCGGGTCGAGAAAGAAGAAGACTCTACCGACACAACAGTCCACATACTTCATGTAG